The following coding sequences lie in one Rutidosis leptorrhynchoides isolate AG116_Rl617_1_P2 chromosome 4, CSIRO_AGI_Rlap_v1, whole genome shotgun sequence genomic window:
- the LOC139839625 gene encoding uncharacterized protein, translated as MHRVGIAGSASNSVRPRKEKRFTYVLNDADDTKHCAGVNCLAILKQSKPDNSSYLFTGSRDGTLKRWELTEEDATCSATFESHVDWVNDAVLAGGNTLVSCSSDTTIKAWDCYSNGACKRTFRQHTDYVTCLAASEQNSNIIASGGLGGEVFIWDLEAALSPITKSIESAEDDHHGNGSNGSGSGSSMPVTSLRTISSSNNISLQTNVPQGYVPISAKGHKESVYALAMNDTGTLLVSGGTEKAVRVWDPRSGSKMMKLRGHTDNIRALLLDSTGRFCLSGSSDSMIRLWDLGQQRCVHSYAVHTDSVWALASTPTFSHVYSGGRDLSLYLTDLSTRESILLCTKDHPIQQLAMHDDGIWVATTDSSVHRWPAEGRNPQKVFQRGGSFLAGNLSFSRARASLEGSTPVPVYKEPTFSIDGIPAIVQYEIMNNRRHVLTKDNAGYIKLWEITKGVVIEDYGQVSFDKKKEELFEMVSIPAWFTVDSRLGNLSVHLDTPQCFSAEMYSADLNIIEKAEDDKVNLARETLIGLLAHWLSKKKHKPGLQNGEIQASRSISNSKVDLDGDTENDCAVYPPFDFSKSSPPSVITEGSQNGPWRKKITEMDGTEDDKDLPWWVLDCVLHNRMPTREHTKCSFYLQPYKLAGAASTQTVTQGKLSAPRILRIHKVVNYVVEKLVLDKPLDSLSIDGTFAPGLSGGDGIFRSGLKPWQKLKPCIEILCNNQVLTPDMSLATVRTYIWKKPEDVILNYRIVPGR; from the exons ATGCACCGGGTGGGCATAGCAGGGAGTGCCTCTAATTCGGTCCGTCCTCGTAAGGAGAAGAGATTTACTTATGTGTTGAATGATGCTGACGACACAAAG cacTGTGCAGGTGTGAACTGCTTAGCTATATTGAAGCAATCAAAACCAGATAACTCAAGTTACCTTTTCACTGGGAGCCGTGATGGCACGCTTAAGAGATGGGAGTTGACCGAGGAGGATGCTACCTGCTCAGCCACCTTCGAGTCTCATGTTGACTGG GTAAATGATGCAGTACTTGCAGGAGGGAATACTCTTGTATCCTGCTCTTCAGATACCACCATCAAG GCATGGGATTGCTATTCTAATGGAGCTTGCAAAAGGACTTTTCGTCAACACACAGATTATGTTACTTGTCTTGCTGCATCTGAACAAAAT AGCAATATTATTGCCTCTGGTGGGCTTGGTGGTGAGGTGTTCATTTGGGATCTTGAAGCTGCACTTTCTCCTATCACCAAGTCTATCGAGTCAGCTGAAGACGATCATCATGgaaatgggtcaaacgggtcagGGTCAGGAAGTTCAATGCCTGTAACAAGTCTGCGTACTATCAGTTCAAGTAATAATATTTCATTGCAAACGAATGTACCTCAAGGATATGTTCCAATTTCTGCTAAAGGACATAAAGAGTCTGTGTATGCATTAGCAATGAACGATACTGGAACTCTTCTAGTTTCTGGTGGAACAGAGAAG GCTGTACGTGTATGGGATCCTAGAAGTGGTTCGAAGATGATGAAGCTTCGAGGACATACAGATAATATTAGGGCTTTGCTTCTCGACTCCACTGGGAG ATTCTGCTTATCAGGATCCTCAGATTCTATGATCAG ATTATGGGATCTTGGTCAGCAGCGATGTGTGCATTCATATGCCGTTCATACAGATTCGGTCTGGGCACTTGCAAGCACTCCTACATTCAGTCATGTCTATAGCGGTGGACGTGATTTATCG TTGTACTTAACTGACCTTTCGACAAGGGAGAGTATATTACTTTGCACAAAGGATCACCCAATTCAACAACTAGCAATGCATGATGATGGTATATGGGTTGCAACAACCGATTCTTCAGTTCATAGATGGCCCGCTGAAGGTCGAAATCCTCAAAAAGTGTTTCAAAGAGGTGGTTCTTTTCTAGCTGGGAATTTGTCGTTTTCTAGGGCTAGGGCTTCCTTGGAAGGATCTACACCT GTTCCTGTTTATAAAGAACCAACCTTCAGTATTGATGGAATCCCAGCTATCGTGCAGTATGAAATTATGAACAACAGAAGACATGTTTTGACCAAG GATAATGCTGGGTATATAAAACTTTGGGAGATCACTAAAGGTGTGGTGATTGAAGACTATGGACAGGTTTCATTTGATAAGAAGAAAGAAGAATTATTTGAGATG GTCAGCATTCCTGCTTGGTTTACAGTAGATAGTAGGCTTGGGAACTTGTCTGTGCATTTAGATACTCCACAATGCTTTTCAGCCGAAATGTATTCTGCCGATCTTAACATCATCGAAAAAGCCGAGGATGACAAG GTTAACTTGGCAAGAGAAACTCTCATAGGACTGTTGGCGCATTGGCTGTCTAAGAAAAAGCATAAACCTGGGTTACAAAATGGAGAAATACAAGCTTCTAGAAGTATCTCAAATTCAAAAGTTGACTTAGATGGTGATACTGAAAATGATTGTGCAGTGTATCCTCcgtttgacttttcaaagtcttccCCTCCTTCAGTTATAACTGAGGGTTCACAAAATGGACCATGGAGGAAAAAAATTACTGAAATGGACGGAACCGAAGATGACAAGGACCTACCGTGGTGGGTTTTGGATTGTGTCTTGCATAATCGAATGCCCACACGAGAACACACTAA GTGCAGCTTCTATTTACAGCCATACAAACTTGCAGGTGCAGCTTCTACACAGACTGTGACACAAGGGAAGCTGAGTGCACCTCGTATTTTAAGAATACACAAG GTTGTTAATTATGTGGTGGAGAAACTGGTTCTGGATAAACCATTGGATAGTTTGAGTATCGATGGAACTTTTGCTCCTGGGTTATCTGGAGGAGACGGAATCTTTAGATCTGGACTCAAACCGTGGCAAAAGCTTAAACCTTGTATAGAAATCTTATGCAATAATCAG GTTTTGACCCCTGACATGAGCTTAGCAACTGTGCGTACTTATATATGGAAAAAGCCTGAAGATGTTATACTCAACTACAGGATCGTGCCTGGAAGATGA